Proteins encoded within one genomic window of Glycine soja cultivar W05 chromosome 1, ASM419377v2, whole genome shotgun sequence:
- the LOC114415560 gene encoding uncharacterized protein LOC114415560 — protein sequence MNFRSLEDFWAFYMNQHSKASTRRWHFAGTLFSILLFFCSLLFSWWFLLLVPFSGYGCAFYSHLFVERNFPEDLRHPFWSLLCDFKMFGFMLTGNMDREIKRLGKRPVLQVF from the coding sequence ATGAATTTCAGGAGCCTGGAAGATTTCTGGGCCTTTTACATGAACCAACACTCCAAGGCTTCCACAAGGCGCTGGCACTTCGCGGGAACACTCTTCAGCATTCTCTTATTCTTCTGCTCTCTCTTGTTCAGTTGGTGGTTCTTGCTCCTTGTCCCTTTCTCTGGGTATGGATGTGCCTTTTATAGCCACTTGTTTGTAGAGAGGAATTTCCCTGAGGATTTGAGACACCCCTTTTGGTCCCTCTTGTGTGACTTCAAGATGTTCGGGTTCATGCTTACTGGCAACATGGATAGGGAGATCAAAAGGCTCGGGAAGAGACCTGTGCTGCAAGtgttttga